In the Chaetodon trifascialis isolate fChaTrf1 chromosome 12, fChaTrf1.hap1, whole genome shotgun sequence genome, cagcaaaCACAACACCCGTTAAATGTAAAGGGCATAAAACCCCTTCTCAATTCTGATCAATGACTCCGGTTCCACCAGGCTCATCCAAACCGTAGTTTGATTAAAACCTggcggaaaaaaaaaacgaggaACCAGACGCGCTGGACTATATCGCCTCCTGTCGCACGGGGTGGTCATAAATGAATAGATAATGTTCTCATAAAAACCTAAATGTAGACAAATTCATCTGTAAACACAAACTAACGCTTCAGCTCTTTGTGAAAAGATTGCAGGACACTTGTCTATATAGACACTGAAACAGGTTTACCTTGCTGCAATCATTCCTCTTGTCCATACTGGCCATTATGAGATcctttcagaaagacatttcaaCGTAAGGGATgggggattaaaaaaaattcagtcCTCTCCttatgtaaaataaagtttatctgagtttatttttgtttatagCTAAAGCCACCCGAGTCACATAAAGATAGTGGATATCAGTATGGATATCAGTGTGCTGGTGGGCCCCGTGGAATAATTCACAGCCCCAAATTTGTTGTGTGGTAATTTGATCAAACCTAAATTAATTTGCCAATTTAAGTGCAATAAATGTTCTTACAACTACATTCTGAAACAGGGCAAGCATCAAAATTAGGTAATAAAGTGGGACACACCCTACAGACCTTATCATGCCAGTTGATATTGTGGTTTAGTAGTAGCACACATTgccatttttttcacagttatAGCAGTCAAATCTCCAAATGACAGAGAGGTTTGGGGTTTTGATGGGGGACTTGAGCCCCAGAGGAGTAGGGCCATGTGATTTTATTAGGATTGTCAGGTATTTGCTCCTGGTTATAGGTTTACCTTCTGCTTTCTGTGACCTCCTGTGATAAACAGAACAAATCTCACAGGTTTGTTTCCTCATTAATCCAATGGACCTTACAGGCATGTCCTTAAACAAGATACCAAGCTCGTAATCAATGCAATGCTTTGGATGAGTCAGCCAAGGATTCACCCCACACTTGTGTTACTGCACTCTAATTACTCAGCAGAGACCCACCTTATTGAAAAAGCACTgaccagaaaaagagaaatactACAATGAActcaatttcatttcaaatgtttggCTTCAGTTTAGATTGTGGGAAGCCAAATAATGATCAAGTGGAGCTGGTTTAAGGTCAGTTATCCAAAGACCAACAACACCATAAACTAATGCCTCAATATTAACTGTCGAGCTAAATCAACACCTAAGCAATCACAAAAAAGAGGTGTTGGTTACTATTTGGAGTGATGCTACTACAGTCTAGAAGAGTTTGATTTTTTCTAGATACTCTACAGCTGCACATCTAATCTATAACCAGCTTACATGACAGCATTGGGGCATGATAGAATATTTTTATCTCACTTGTATATGAATTCAAAATCTGTTTCTTAGACTAATTTTTTCTATACTAGTGCATTGTTCGTCAGTCTTTTCTTGCCTAGAAGTAATATGACCCCCATTTCAGACATGAGTCTGTAACATTGCTGACTTCATGTATCTGTTAAAGTGACAGTTTAGGGGCTTATACACAACTTCCTTAAAACATAATCTTGACCAAATACACCACTTGGATTATAGCTccaaaaggaaaggaaattaGTAAATCAGATGCTAGAAACTACAGCTCAAATCGTGGTATGACTTACTGTATATACATGATTATGGGTCTTTCCCATCTATGCATTTCATTGTGATGTTTCTCCGCAGTGTGTCCTCCACATCTCTTAAAAATGGAGAGTCTACAGAGAAGGATTATGGGAAATACTAAACAGGAAGACAACTGATATCCTTACATCTCCTGTGATTTGCTGTGGTCTAAACAAGGAGTGCCCTGACATAATTGAAATACATTATCTTCATTATTTTAATCATGTCTGTTTCCCAAAGGAGTCCTATAGGAGTTTAGCTGCCTTTAGGTGGGGAGACAAAGCGGTAAATAGAAGTATAGATCAGCTTTGACCTCTAAACAAACTGCTTGTAGAAACAACAATGATTAATATATTCAGACATCCTAACcaattaatcaaatcaatttaCTGAAATGCTTTTCAAGATAGATTTGATTAAGAAAGGCAGGGAAGGTGTTTAATGTCCTCAGTGATCCATTATCTGCAGTCTCTCTTTAATTTTGTCATACTGATTATCCATAATGTAATTTCAACACATTAGTTTGCATACCAGTGGAGGAatgacatttactcaagtacaaatttCAGGAAGAACCACTTACTTgagtcttttcttcttctctagCAATATTAAGTTTCAATGCCCCCCTCTTTTTGTATAGAATGTCCATATAAAtaactgatttttcatttcctATTTTGTGTAATTTATTTCTAACAACTTTGAGGTTTGCCAATTTAGGATCTAGCTAGGTGTGACGGCATTTCTCATTATTTAAGGATTGCTTCCAAACCAAATAAGTCAATCGATAAAATGAATCAGCAGGCGTGAAGAGACGTTCGTGACTCCCGCTCCTCGACGCTCCGGTTTGGGTTTTCCATTCCACCGGTCTATGTTCAAGAGTCCCGGCAGCAAAGATGGCGGCTGAGCGGCGTTGAGTCTTCTCTTTAATGAGTGACCAAATTTGTTATCTTTGTCGAGTTTACAGCTGAGCGAAGAAACCGAGTCTATGCCGAGAAACTCGTCTCGTGAAAGAAATGTTGTGAGACGACGAATAAAATCTTTTCTCAAAGAGTTAGCTCCTACAACTCGATAGTTTTTCGTTGTGGCGCTGGGTGTGCATCGCCGTAGCTATATCGTCATTGTAAAATGGCTCCGGTGCAGATTGGATCAGATGGACAACTCGTCCCGCTCGGAGGTCCGGTTGTCTCGGGTCCACAGCCACCACCACCTGGGGCCCCAGCAACACAGGGGGTCCGACTGAGCCTGCTGATTGAATTTCTCCTACAGAGGACCTACCATGAAATTACCCTACTGGCGGAACTGTAAGTAGCATGTTAGCGGTGTAGGCCTCAAAGCTAACAGGGCTAACCGGCGGGCTAATCAGCTAACGTTGGTAAACTCAGAGGATGCTCCTCTTCAGCCACTGAAATTAAAGCTAGCGGGCTCATCAAGTTTGGACCAGTCTAGAAGTTATGAGATGCTTTCCATAATAACGGCGGGGATGATCTATTATAAAGTGGATAGCACGGATAATTACTGATATGTGAGGGGGCGTATCGGTAGACATCATAATGTCTGAAGATCCAGAAGTTGTAGCTAGTGGTTAGCCCAGGTGGGTGTTTATATGGGGCGATAAATCTGTGGGACACCAAGTGGACCATTTGCATTAGTGTGCTGTCTTAAAGCCTTTCTCTTGCCGTAATCAAAGCAGGTGCACAGAGTATGGGCAGGTAATGTGTTGGGAACGAGGACAATGGCAATAATTaagcattttaatgtgttatgtCTTTTTCCCAGACTTCCCAGAAAAACGGACATGGAGAGGTATGTTCCTTTGGATGTAACTCTGAACGTCTTTATCCCCTGACGTCTTAAGACACTTATTCTGTTAAGTTGttgttttgaagttttgaaCAACCATTATcatctcttttttgttttttccaggaAAATAGAGATCGTCCAGTTTGCCAGTCGTACTCGGCAGCTCTTTGTGCGTCTGCTAGCCTTAGTGAAGTGGGCAAGCAATGCAGGGAAAGTTGAAAAGTGTGCGGTACGTTGTGTATAATTTGACTTTCCTAGTATCACTATGTATTGTTGGATTTGATAATACACTACCTTGTGCCCATCAGACATTAATCAACTTTCTGTtgattttcctttcctttcctctccacaTCGTATCCATGATAACAGATGATTTCCAGCTTCTTGGATCAGCAGACCATCTTGTTTGTGGATACAGCTGATAGGCTGGCTTCACTGGCCAGAGATGCCCTCGTTCATGCTCGTTTGCCCAGCTTTGCCATCCCCTTTGCCATCGATGTTCTCACCACAGGCTCATACCCACGCTTGCCAACATGTATACGAGTAAGTATGTTAATCTTCCTTCCCTGCAGACTGTTAATCTATAGTCTTACATGAAAAACAAGCTTCTGGCATTAAAGAGTGTTCTGTCTTGTATGTTTGGATTGTCAGCAcaattttttctttgttcatttgTGCAGGATAAGATCATTCCTCCCGACCCCATCACTAAGTCTGAGAAGCAGACCACCCTGAACCAGCTTAATCAGATTCTACGACACCGCCTTGTCACTACAGATTTACCACCCCAGCTAGCAAACCTCACAGTCGGTAAGCAAAATGTTTACACCCAAAGGGGTGTATTTTAACTGGTAGCAAATCCCATAACTTCTTTTGTagtttgttttcagttgatttgAGAATGATCttacatgtgtgtttgcttgtgtgtgcatttgtgtagcGAATGGGCGTGTAAAGTTTCGTGTAGAAGGAGAGTTTGAGGCCACTTTGACAGTGATGGGTGATGACCCTGATATTCCCTGGAGGCTTCTCAAGTTGGAGATTCTGGTGGAGGACAAAGAAACTGGAGGTAGGGCTTGCGCTCATCCTGTTCTGCTGCACACCACAGTGGGCACCATTGACAAGCAGATTGATAATACACTTCACTGCTaatgttttcccttttcccacTCTCAACCCATTCCCCTCCCCCGCATTGTTGACAGATGGCCGAGCCTTGGTCCACAGTTTGCAGGTGAACTTCATCCACGAGTTGGTCCAGGCCCGCCTGTGTGCGGATGAAAAACCTCTTCAGGATATGTACAACTGCTTGCGTATCCTTTCTTGGACTTTGTGTAActgcgcacgtgtgtgtgtgtgtgcgcacgcgtacatacacacacgcacattttgTGTATGTCCTGCACAAAACCACTTGGCTGTAGTCCCAGTCTGATGTGAACTACTGCAGTAGGGTGGGAGCGTGTGTTGGAGCATATAGAGTATTGACTGGTCAAGCAGATGCATGCGGCATTCCAAtgagaaacacagctgcagaATTACATCCTCTTAATGCTCTTTTTGCATTCATTCTCAAACAACACAACCACCTTTTGTTACCAACAGGGAAAAGGCAGCACTGTTCTTACTACACCTTGCCACCCGAACAGGCCATTTGAAGTGTAATTCATCTTTTATGGAGATGTTTCCAACACCTGCACAAAAAAGTGGatgcattttgatttatttgtacAGGCTTTTGAAAAATCCCAGCTAAATTACATTTTCTACAGAATGAAGTGTATCATGGTGTCAGCATCAAAACCAATCACCTGACATTTGTATTGTCAGACGGTGATAATTCATCTGGCTTTTGTAACCCGTACATATAGGAAGGAAAGGATTTGTTATGATCCCTGTCACTCATCAGCCTGTGGTAAAATGTAGAGAGAAACACAAGCTTATTTGCAGTCATGCTAATATTAGAGGCCCTAATCAAGCATGCGAGCTGAGCACGACTGTCCTTATCACAATGCTAATCAGtacatctctgctctgcctttcCCCCACCAACGCTAGCAGTGCAGCTTACCGTGTCAAAGAGCAGTCTGTGTTGGGAACAAATACCCCTTTTACCAACAAAGTGTATGTGTCTTGAggatatgtgtgtgagtgtgtgttgaatCTTAATGGGAAGATGTGTATGGTACTTTATCTCTGTTCACCTGGACTCGGTATTTTCCCACACTGTCTTCTTTAACTGCACTGTCTCCAGAttccttctgtctgtcactgcagctcGAGGTGCTCCACTCTCAGACTCTGATGCTGATCAGAGAGCGATGGGGGGACCTGGTGCAGGAGGAGAGATACATGCCTGCAAAATACCTCACACTCACTGTCTGGAAGTAAGACTTTATATATTACCCTCACATATGTGGGCATGAACACTCTTCTTAAAAAAACTACCAAAATTGAATGAAGATAGAAAGCACTAAATGGCATTCATACAGTTTTTAattcctcctgtctgtcatactttttcttcatttttccagCCAACAGGTTTTAGGGAGGAAAACAGGTACAGCGTCAGTACATAAAGTCACTATCAAGATTGACGAATCAGATGGATCTAAGCCATTGCAAATATCTCACGagcctcctctccctgcctgtGACTCTAAATTAATGGAGAGAGCGATGAAAGTAAGCACAACATAATGTTTCTAATAAATGTGGTTTTAGTGTAATATAAAGTATGACTTACTGTGCAAATATTGTACAGTttaataatgtttgttttctctcaatCATCCTTTAGATTGACCATCTGTCAGTGGAGAAGCTTTTGATTGACAGCGTGCATGCCCGGTCCCATcagaagctgcaggagctgaaggCCATTCTGAAGGCCAGCAATCCCAGTGACAACTgtatgtgttttctctgctttttcatTGTTAACTTTTTAACACATTCTTAAGTATGTATTGAGCAAATGCTCACACATTAGTGCAGAGCCATTGTTTAGGACACAGAAGGTATAATTTTAACcctgaaaaaaatctaatgaGGGGACTTTTGTGATCTGAATTATTATGAATTACATGGTGAAAATTCCCATTGGCTCATAGAGATGTATTCTCTCACACATCCTCATTCACCTTCTGCCAGTAATGCAACATAACCACGGTGGTattcacatctgtgtgtttattgcaGCGTTCATCGAGACTGCTTTACCCACACTCGTTATTCCAATACTTGAGCCCTGTGGTCGTTCAGAGTGCTTACACATTTTTGTGGACCTGCACTCCGGCATGTTCCAGCCCATGTTGTACGGATTAGGTAAGTCATGGCGTTCATGTTGTGTTTAGATAAGACTTTGGTTTTGTATTTGCAATTATGTGGCTAGTAAAATTCATACTTGTGGTTCTGCTGCTACTGTTTTATATGCTCACCTCTGTGAACATGAACCATTGCTTTGTTGCCTCTCTAGATCAGTCCATGCTGGATGACATTGAGAAGACCATCAACGATGATATGAAGCGTATCATATCTTGGCTTCAACAACTGAAGTAAGTCCACCTCCTCAGTTTTCAAATGGATTTGAACATGAAGTGCATATTCACAGCAAGACAGTATTAAGTATTTTTCTGCAGAGCGAATGACAACAGGCAGTTCAGAGTCATCAGTCGAAGCGAGAGTCTGACACCTGACTCTAGCTTGTCAAAACTGTCTAATTGCAGTCAGTGGCAGTAGCTCTCAGTAGCAACACTTGGCTAAGCAGGTGGCAAACTGGGTGTTGAGATGAATCGCTAGGACTCTCAATTGCCAGAGTCTTGCATGAGTaaacagtgtgaatgtgagaaAGAGCATGAGCTAAGAAGCCTTGACTTTGTGTAACACAGagtatttctttctctctgacaaGGTTCTGGTTGGGGGAGCAGCGCTGTCGACAGTCTGTGAAACACCTTCCTACTCTGTGTACTGATGTCCTGCACCTATCCAACTCGGCTTCTCACCCTGTTGGCAACTTGTCCAAACACAAACTCTTCATTAAACTCACACGTCTTCCGCAGTACTACATTGTGAGTTCCTCGACCAATACGTTCCTGAACAGGGCTGAACCAAAGGGGCTccactacaaaaataaaaatgttcctGACTGCTTTAATTTCCTCCCTCTAATTGTCGATCTTGGACATTTCcaattcctctctctcctcatctatTTTCTGTAGGTGGTGGAAATGCTCGAAGTGCCTAGCAGTCCCACAGCGTTGCAGTACAAGTactccttcctgtctgtgtctcagttGGAAGGAGAGGACGGGCCCATGTGCGCACAGCTCCTGCAGCATTTCAAACCCAACCTGGAACACCTTGTCCAGGATGCGACAACAGGGCGGGGGGCCCGACCTGGCACTAAGAGAAAGGTAGTCAGTTCTAGAGTATTTGTACACCAAATGTTCATATGCATATTTCTTCATACATTTTTGTAAAGGCATACAGTGATAAAATTTCAGAATTTATGTTTTGAcccgggctgcacggtggcgcagcaggtagtgcgcgtgcctcacagcacgaaggttgccggttcgatctccgggtcaggcggggcctttctgtgtgaagtttgcatgttcttcccgtgcatgcgtgggttctctccgggtactccggcttcctcccacagaccaaaaacatgctcattaggttaattgatgactctaaattgtccgtaggtgtgagtgtgagtgtgaatggttgtttgtccttgcatgtggccctgcaatcggctggcgaccggttcaggttgtaccccgcctctcgcccattgtagctgggacaggctccagccccccgcaaccccgaaagggataggcggtatagataatggatggatggatgttttgaCCCTAATATCATGACAAATTGCTCTGCCCCTGGTGTAACCCTGCCAGCTATGTACACGTGTAGGTTGCATCGCTACAACATAACCCCATAATGTGCACATTTTGAATGTGACAAACCACCgctaagaaaacacacatgctcagctggataaactaaactaaaaagaTGTGCTTCAATGTGCAATTTGCTTTTGCCTCCTGCTCTGTAGATATCTGGGGACCAGGGGGACCCGGAGCCAAAGAAGCCGAAGCGGTCTGGAGAAATGTGTGCCTTCAACAAAGAGCTGGCTCACCTAGTAGCAATGTGTGACACCAACATGCCTTTTATTGGCCTCAGAACGGAGGTAAGTCACAATGTTTGAGACAGTCACAAGTGTGTCCTGAAGACATGAAGCATGGCAATCCCAGAGCTGTGTTTCCTGGGTAGtacagtctgtctgtttgtctttgagcAGCTGTCCAACATGGAGATCCCAAACCAAGGTGTCCAAGTGGAGGGGGATGGCAGCAGTCATGCGATACGTCTACTGAAGTAATACGCCaaagcacacatacaccctTAATGACAGCCAAATACAACTTGTATGTTTAACTTTGCCAAACCCATTGTGACTGTTAAGTGTAACTGTTTTGTCCTGCAGGATTCCTCCCTGTAAAGGTGTAGGAGAGGAGACCAGGAAAGCTTTAGAGCGCTCTCTACTGGACTGCACCTTCCGGCTGCAGGGCAGGAACAACCGAACGTGGGTGGCTGAACTGGTGCTGGCCAACTGCCCTctcaacagcacacacagcaaagaGCAAGGTACAAACCAGCCTACAGATTGTTCCAAGTTCATCAGTAAAAGttaacatttaaatgtttaCCTTGGTTTATCTAGAAAATTTTCTTAAAATGTTATCCATCCAGAAATCCTAAATCAAACTACAGTCACAACCTAAGAGCAGAGCAAAGCCATCAAATTAATACAGCCAACACATGCACTGTGATATAATAAATATTCAGTATAGCAAATTTAGCACTTGGCTATAACATTATAAAAACATGGTATGCTAAAAACATTGTCATCATTGTTCATAGAATGTCTAACATTAAatagtaaaaatgtaaaatattaaaaaataaatgaaaatggcTGTCATGTTAACATAGAAATGTCTGTATCTGCTTTATGACCCAGTGTCTTAACAAACCCGTCTGTTCCCTCTATTAGCCTCCACGCGACATGTGTATCTGACCTATGAGAACCCTCTATCGGAGCCGGTGGGCGGGCGGAAGGTGGTAGAGATGTTTCTTAATGACTGGAGCGCCATCAGTCAGCTCTACCAGTGTGTCCTCAACTTTTCTCGTGCACTGCCAGGTACATGCATCATCATCTGTAAAGCAAACGTTGCACTCACATGTAAATACTTGACTTGTGATGGTCTTGGATGACAATCAGCTCCTCTTCAATCAGTCAGTGTGTTAGCAGTCATTTGCTCTCAGTGTTTGGAGAGAAATGAAGGTGATACATgtattttcaaagtgaaacaaaCGTTTTCTTATTATTCACAGAAATACATAGTCACAGGGAGTCAAAGCTTGCACTCATCAGGCTCACTTAGTGTTAGTTAGTGCttgacaaaagaaacacacccaTCTAAGACAGCTTCACGTTGATTGCTTCCCCCCTTCCCAGAGATGCCATCTTACTTGAGCCTGTTCTCAGAGGTGCGGCTGTATAACTACCGCAAGCTGGTCCTGTGCTACGGCACCACCAAGGGCAGCTCCGTCACCATCCAGTGGAATTCTGGGAGCCAGCGTTTCCACCTTGCCCTGGGCACTGTGGGGCCGAACTCTGGCTGCTCCAACTGCCACAATATCATCCTTCATCAGCTACAGGAGATGTTCAACAAGAGTCCAAACgtgatgcagctgctgcaggtatGCAGGAGCACTGTTCTGAAAACTGCATTTGTCAGATCAAGTCAGAATTTCAAGTGGCTTTTAAGATTCCTGTTAAATGTGTTCACTTAACCTTCATGTGTTGAACTACGTGATAAATGGGGCTTAATATCGGTGGGTAATTCAAGTGTAGTGGCTGACAGCTCAAAGTATGCCGCATCCTTAAATTTTCTAGCATTCTATGTTTTGTTCATGCTTCTCACTTGGCTCAGAAAATACTTGCAGATATTACTTCTATGACCTGTATTTCTCTAATCACAGGCCACCTACTCTATCTAAGTGTTCTCTGTAATGTCCTGGGTAACATTTCTAttcatcatcttcctcaggTGCTTTCTGACACACAGGCCCCTCTGAATGCAATCAACAAGCTACCAACAGTGCCCATGCTGGGCCTGACCCAGCGCACCAACACTGCCTACCAGTGCTTCTCCATCTTGCCCCAGTCGGCCACACACATCCGCCTGGCGTTCCGAAACATGTACTGCATCGACATCTACTGCCGCAGCCGTGGCGTGGTAGCCATCAGAGATGGAGCCTACAGTCTTTTTGACAACACTAAGATCGTAGAGGGCTTCTACCCAGCTCCTGGACTCAAGGTAAATATGTGACCTGTTGATGGAACCAAaggttcaacatttttggaagtgcgcttatttgctctcttttcaAGGGTTCGATTAGATACCACGGTCATGTCTGGACAGTAAATACAAAGTGAAGCTtctgccagcagccagttatctcagcacagtataaagaccctccatttccagtctttatactgAGCTAAGGTAACTGCATTGTCATCACTCTAGTGTGAAAAGTTGTTAAATTCTGCCGAACTTAAAGAGTCTTTTCAGCACACACGCTGAAGTACATGTAAAGCAGATAGCACAGTTTCCTGATTAACAACTTCAGTGTTTCTGGTTCAGCTTTTTACAAATAAATCCTAAATTCTGTCCTTCTACTCCCTCCCCTCTGTAGACATTCCTGAACATGTTTGTAGACAGTAATCAGGACGCTCGCAGACGCTCCGTCAATGAAGATGATAACCCACCCTCGCCAGTGGGCGTGGACGTGATGGACAGTCTGATGACCCAGTTtcaacagcagccacagccaATGAGAGGGGCTGCGGGAGGTGTCTATCCTCCCCTCACATCACCACCGCCAAATTACCATGCTAATGTAGCTCCCTCTCCGTCCATGATGCCCACCCAGTCACCAGGTAATGGCGAGCTTGGCACTGTGTTTGTCCAAGTATGTGCGAGTGAATGATATCCTGTATTGTTTGCATCATCTGAGCTTGTCGAGCTGCCATACAGGATTTTCAACCAACAGTTCATTGTTTCTGAAGATATCACATTGCTGTCATGATCTTTCCTGCTGACTTATGTGTACATATTTGTCACAAGAGCAAGTTGTGTGACTgtcactgaggaagaggaagagccaACCATGTGTGCCCATTTTAATTTTGTGAAACCATGAGATCAATTTGTGTTTCtcatgcaacatacacacacctcacaGCCAAGAGGGAACAAAGCATGCATTTAGTCCTGCTCTTTCCATTCCTCTCCATCTCAGCCCGCCAGCCAGAGGCTGCAGCCCTTCCGCCCTGCTTTAGCACGTGTGTACGAGTGTGTGCGCTCGCGTGTGTGTAAGGAGCACTTGTCAACCTCAGAGTCTGACGAGCCAtttggtatgtgtgtgtatgtgtgtgcagggaaCATCCATGCCTCTGGCTCCCCTAGTGGAGCTCTGAGGGCACCCTCTCCTTTTGGGCCCACCCCGTCTCCGTCTTCTCTGGGCATAGCCATGGGCCAGACCAGCTTTGCCAGTCCCCACGGTAAGCAGCAGGGTGGCCCTAAATGCTGGCCTGGTGGTAATTCTGGTCTGCTGGCCAAGGGCTGAAACGGGCTGAACTGAACGTCCTCACTAGGCACTTCCAGGCTGCAGACATTAGCAAGCATATGACAAATGGCCTGTGGTTAGTGGGCACACAGTGGTGTATTCATCTGACTGTCTACTGGTTTAAGTGTTTTGTTGCTGATGGCTGTCTCTCCGTCACCCTAGGTGCTCTGGACCCCAGTTCTCCCTACGCCATGGTGTCTCCTAGCCATAGGG is a window encoding:
- the med14 gene encoding mediator of RNA polymerase II transcription subunit 14 isoform X1, producing the protein MAPVQIGSDGQLVPLGGPVVSGPQPPPPGAPATQGVRLSLLIEFLLQRTYHEITLLAELLPRKTDMERKIEIVQFASRTRQLFVRLLALVKWASNAGKVEKCAMISSFLDQQTILFVDTADRLASLARDALVHARLPSFAIPFAIDVLTTGSYPRLPTCIRDKIIPPDPITKSEKQTTLNQLNQILRHRLVTTDLPPQLANLTVANGRVKFRVEGEFEATLTVMGDDPDIPWRLLKLEILVEDKETGDGRALVHSLQVNFIHELVQARLCADEKPLQDMYNCLHSFCLSLQLEVLHSQTLMLIRERWGDLVQEERYMPAKYLTLTVWNQQVLGRKTGTASVHKVTIKIDESDGSKPLQISHEPPLPACDSKLMERAMKIDHLSVEKLLIDSVHARSHQKLQELKAILKASNPSDNSFIETALPTLVIPILEPCGRSECLHIFVDLHSGMFQPMLYGLDQSMLDDIEKTINDDMKRIISWLQQLKFWLGEQRCRQSVKHLPTLCTDVLHLSNSASHPVGNLSKHKLFIKLTRLPQYYIVVEMLEVPSSPTALQYKYSFLSVSQLEGEDGPMCAQLLQHFKPNLEHLVQDATTGRGARPGTKRKISGDQGDPEPKKPKRSGEMCAFNKELAHLVAMCDTNMPFIGLRTELSNMEIPNQGVQVEGDGSSHAIRLLKIPPCKGVGEETRKALERSLLDCTFRLQGRNNRTWVAELVLANCPLNSTHSKEQASTRHVYLTYENPLSEPVGGRKVVEMFLNDWSAISQLYQCVLNFSRALPEMPSYLSLFSEVRLYNYRKLVLCYGTTKGSSVTIQWNSGSQRFHLALGTVGPNSGCSNCHNIILHQLQEMFNKSPNVMQLLQVLSDTQAPLNAINKLPTVPMLGLTQRTNTAYQCFSILPQSATHIRLAFRNMYCIDIYCRSRGVVAIRDGAYSLFDNTKIVEGFYPAPGLKTFLNMFVDSNQDARRRSVNEDDNPPSPVGVDVMDSLMTQFQQQPQPMRGAAGGVYPPLTSPPPNYHANVAPSPSMMPTQSPGNIHASGSPSGALRAPSPFGPTPSPSSLGIAMGQTSFASPHGALDPSSPYAMVSPSHRGQWPGSPQVSGPSPGARIHGMSPGNPSLHSPIPDPHSPRAGTSSQVMPTSMPPPRKLPQRPWAASIPTILTHNALHVLLLPSPTPCLVPGLAGSYLCSPLERFLGSVIMRRHLQRIIQQEANLSIVNSNEPGVIMFKTDVLKCRVALNPKNYQTLQLKVTPENTGPWSQEELQVLEKFFETRVAGPPFKYNTLNAFTKLLGAPTNILRDCVRIMKLELFPDQAAQLKWNVQFCLTIPPSAPPIAPPGTIAVVLKSKMLFFLQLTQRIPVPQEPVSIIVPIVYDMATGLTQQADIPRQHSSSGAAALMVSNILKRFNELHPARQGECTIFASVHELMANLTLPPGTRQ
- the med14 gene encoding mediator of RNA polymerase II transcription subunit 14 isoform X4, translated to MAPVQIGSDGQLVPLGGPVVSGPQPPPPGAPATQGVRLSLLIEFLLQRTYHEITLLAELLPRKTDMERKIEIVQFASRTRQLFVRLLALVKWASNAGKVEKCAMISSFLDQQTILFVDTADRLASLARDALVHARLPSFAIPFAIDVLTTGSYPRLPTCIRDKIIPPDPITKSEKQTTLNQLNQILRHRLVTTDLPPQLANLTVANGRVKFRVEGEFEATLTVMGDDPDIPWRLLKLEILVEDKETGDGRALVHSLQVNFIHELVQARLCADEKPLQDMYNCLHSFCLSLQLEVLHSQTLMLIRERWGDLVQEERYMPAKYLTLTVWNQQVLGRKTGTASVHKVTIKIDESDGSKPLQISHEPPLPACDSKLMERAMKIDHLSVEKLLIDSVHARSHQKLQELKAILKASNPSDNSFIETALPTLVIPILEPCGRSECLHIFVDLHSGMFQPMLYGLDQSMLDDIEKTINDDMKRIISWLQQLKFWLGEQRCRQSVKHLPTLCTDVLHLSNSASHPVGNLSKHKLFIKLTRLPQYYIVVEMLEVPSSPTALQYKYSFLSVSQLEGEDGPMCAQLLQHFKPNLEHLVQDATTGRGARPGTKRKISGDQGDPEPKKPKRSGEMCAFNKELAHLVAMCDTNMPFIGLRTELSNMEIPNQGVQVEGDGSSHAIRLLKIPPCKGVGEETRKALERSLLDCTFRLQGRNNRTWVAELVLANCPLNSTHSKEQASTRHVYLTYENPLSEPVGGRKVVEMFLNDWSAISQLYQCVLNFSRALPEVRLYNYRKLVLCYGTTKGSSVTIQWNSGSQRFHLALGTVGPNSGCSNCHNIILHQLQEMFNKSPNVMQLLQVLSDTQAPLNAINKLPTVPMLGLTQRTNTAYQCFSILPQSATHIRLAFRNMYCIDIYCRSRGVVAIRDGAYSLFDNTKIVEGFYPAPGLKTFLNMFVDSNQDARRRSVNEDDNPPSPVGVDVMDSLMTQFQQQPQPMRGAAGGVYPPLTSPPPNYHANVAPSPSMMPTQSPGALDPSSPYAMVSPSHRGQWPGSPQVSGPSPGARIHGMSPGNPSLHSPIPDPHSPRAGTSSQVMPTSMPPPRKLPQRPWAASIPTILTHNALHVLLLPSPTPCLVPGLAGSYLCSPLERFLGSVIMRRHLQRIIQQEANLSIVNSNEPGVIMFKTDVLKCRVALNPKNYQTLQLKVTPENTGPWSQEELQVLEKFFETRVAGPPFKYNTLNAFTKLLGAPTNILRDCVRIMKLELFPDQAAQLKWNVQFCLTIPPSAPPIAPPGTIAVVLKSKMLFFLQLTQRIPVPQEPVSIIVPIVYDMATGLTQQADIPRQHSSSGAAALMVSNILKRFNELHPARQGECTIFASVHELMANLTLPPGTRQ